The following are encoded together in the Microterricola viridarii genome:
- a CDS encoding ABC transporter permease produces MSDTAAPAQQRVPAPRQSLARRGSAFFSAHPRLRLGFLISAPLLWLGIVYVVALAALLVTAFWSVDSFTGEISQTWTFDNIVTVLTGSLYQTVTVRTVGVALLVTVIDVLIALPIAFFMAKVAGSRMQRVLVIAVLMPLWASYLVKAYAWRSVLSQDGILQWLLTPFGGSTPGYGLTATVITLSYLWLPYVILPIYAGLERVPDALLEASGDLGGKTWTTLRLVTLPLIWPAIIAGSIFSFSLSLGDYLTVNIVGGANQMLGNLVYTNVGAANNLPLAAAIALIPIAIIFGYLALVRRTGALDNL; encoded by the coding sequence ATGAGCGACACAGCGGCCCCGGCCCAACAGCGGGTGCCCGCGCCGCGGCAGAGCCTGGCGCGGCGCGGCTCCGCGTTCTTCAGCGCGCACCCCCGGCTGCGGCTGGGCTTCCTCATCTCGGCCCCGCTGCTCTGGCTGGGGATCGTCTACGTCGTGGCGCTGGCCGCGCTGCTGGTGACGGCATTCTGGAGCGTCGACAGCTTCACCGGCGAGATCTCGCAGACGTGGACATTCGACAACATCGTGACCGTGCTCACCGGCTCGCTGTACCAGACCGTCACGGTGCGCACCGTGGGCGTCGCGCTGCTGGTGACCGTGATCGACGTGCTCATCGCCCTGCCGATCGCCTTCTTCATGGCCAAGGTGGCCGGGTCCCGGATGCAGCGTGTGCTCGTCATCGCCGTGCTCATGCCGCTCTGGGCCAGCTATCTGGTCAAGGCCTATGCCTGGCGCTCCGTGCTCTCCCAGGACGGCATCCTGCAATGGCTGCTCACCCCCTTCGGTGGCAGCACTCCCGGCTACGGGCTGACGGCCACCGTCATCACGCTGAGCTATCTGTGGCTGCCCTACGTCATCCTGCCCATCTATGCGGGGCTCGAGCGGGTGCCCGACGCGCTGCTCGAGGCATCCGGAGACCTCGGTGGCAAGACCTGGACCACGCTGCGCCTGGTCACACTGCCGCTGATCTGGCCGGCGATCATCGCCGGCTCGATCTTCAGCTTCTCGCTCTCGCTCGGTGACTACCTGACGGTGAACATCGTCGGCGGAGCGAACCAGATGCTCGGAAACCTCGTCTACACCAACGTCGGTGCGGCGAACAATTTGCCGCTGGCTGCCGCCATCGCGCTCATTCCGATCGCCATCATCTTCGGCTATCTGGCCCTCGTGCGGCGCACGGGCGCCCTCGACAACCTCTAG
- a CDS encoding ABC transporter ATP-binding protein: MSTAAPAIRLTGLTKTFGAVNAVDGVDLDIAAGEFFSMLGPSGSGKTTVLRLIAGFELPSAGTIELFGHDVTGTAPFDRDVNTVFQDYALFPHMSVLDNVAYGLRVRGVGRSERRERARAALEKVRLGSFGDRRPAQLSGGQRQRVALARATVVEPKALLLDEPLGALDLKLREQMQVELKEIQRELGITFVFVTHDQEEALTLSDRIAVFSDGKIEQLGTPTEIYEQPRSPFVAGFVGTSNIFDDAASHSLLGRGGTHSLRPEKLSLTAGEQSAPAVGDAGAGERRAHGTVAELVYVGSSTRILIDLDAGQRVVVVEQNDRHRGTTEQRGRRVTVAWRDSDLVALPDRSHAPDTPVPGIP; this comes from the coding sequence GTGTCCACAGCAGCGCCGGCCATTCGTCTCACCGGGTTGACGAAGACGTTCGGCGCGGTGAACGCCGTCGACGGCGTTGACCTGGACATCGCGGCGGGGGAGTTCTTCTCGATGCTCGGGCCGTCCGGCTCCGGCAAGACCACGGTGCTGCGCCTGATCGCCGGATTCGAGCTGCCCAGCGCGGGCACGATCGAGCTGTTCGGGCACGACGTCACCGGCACGGCGCCGTTTGACCGCGACGTGAACACCGTGTTCCAGGACTACGCGCTGTTCCCGCACATGAGCGTGCTCGACAACGTGGCGTACGGGCTGCGTGTGCGCGGCGTCGGCCGGTCCGAGCGCCGGGAGCGGGCCAGGGCTGCCCTGGAGAAGGTGCGGCTGGGCAGCTTCGGTGACCGCCGGCCGGCCCAACTCTCCGGCGGGCAGCGGCAACGCGTCGCGCTGGCCAGGGCCACCGTCGTCGAACCGAAGGCGCTGCTGCTCGACGAGCCGCTGGGTGCCCTCGACCTCAAACTGCGCGAGCAGATGCAGGTCGAGCTCAAAGAGATCCAGCGTGAGCTCGGCATCACCTTCGTCTTCGTCACCCACGACCAGGAAGAGGCGCTCACGCTGAGCGACCGCATCGCCGTGTTCAGCGACGGCAAGATCGAGCAGCTCGGCACCCCGACCGAGATCTATGAGCAGCCGAGATCGCCGTTCGTCGCCGGGTTCGTCGGCACATCCAACATCTTCGATGACGCCGCCTCGCACAGCCTGCTCGGGCGCGGTGGCACCCACTCGCTGCGGCCAGAGAAGCTCTCGCTCACGGCGGGGGAGCAATCGGCACCCGCAGTCGGCGACGCCGGCGCGGGGGAGCGGCGCGCACACGGCACGGTCGCCGAGCTCGTCTATGTCGGCAGCAGCACCCGCATCCTCATCGACCTGGATGCCGGCCAGCGCGTCGTCGTGGTGGAACAGAACGACCGCCACCGCGGGACCACCGAGCAACGCGGGCGACGGGTCACCGTCGCCTGGCGCGACAGCGACCTGGTTGCCCTGCCCGATCGCAGCCACGCGCCGGACACGCCGGTGCCCGGCATCCCCTGA
- a CDS encoding spore germination protein GerW family protein, which yields MSNIAVQLAESVRNAGASTVYGDPVEVDGQEMVPVALAWYGFGGGGGEMQSKNAVAPGAGDEAGGGGGGGVSIPIGAYIKRDGVLRFEPNVIALLAVATPFVGVLGWAVSRFIKVLKH from the coding sequence ATGAGCAATATTGCTGTGCAACTTGCCGAATCTGTTCGCAATGCCGGTGCCTCCACGGTGTACGGCGACCCCGTCGAGGTCGACGGCCAGGAGATGGTGCCGGTCGCACTGGCGTGGTACGGCTTCGGTGGCGGCGGCGGTGAGATGCAGTCGAAGAATGCGGTCGCGCCCGGGGCCGGGGACGAAGCCGGTGGTGGCGGTGGCGGCGGCGTCTCGATCCCGATAGGGGCCTACATCAAGCGCGACGGCGTGCTTCGCTTCGAGCCGAACGTGATCGCCCTACTGGCGGTTGCGACACCATTCGTCGGGGTCCTCGGCTGGGCAGTGTCGCGCTTCATCAAGGTTCTCAAGCACTAG
- the gatA gene encoding Asp-tRNA(Asn)/Glu-tRNA(Gln) amidotransferase subunit GatA: protein MSDIIRLSAADLGAKIAAGEVTSVEATQAHLDRIEAVDGAVHAFLHVAPELALAAAARVDAQRAAGEKLGPLAGVPIAVKDVLVTNDMPSTSGSKILEGYMSPFDATVVKKVREAGLIPLGKTNMDEFAMGSSTEHSAYGPTHNPWALDRIPGGSGGGSAAAVAGYEASIALGSDTGGSIRQPAHVTGTVGVKPTYGAVSRYGSIALASSLDQIGPVSRTVLDSALLQDIIGGHDPFDSTSLRSEWPSMADAVRNANVQGLKIGVVKQLQGDGFQAGVINRFNEALELLVANGAEIVELDAPSFEHAIAAYYLILPAEASSNLAKFDSVRFGLRVNPKGGGTVEDVMSATRDAGFGPEVKRRIILGTYALSAGYYDAYYGSAQKVRTLVQRDFAAAFSQVDVIASPTAPTTAFKLGEKLNDPLAMYLNDIATIPANLAGIPGITLPAGLADEDGLPVGIQFLAPAHEDARLYNVSGALEQLLVSQWGGHLLDQAPDLLELIKAAAEEGAR, encoded by the coding sequence GTGAGCGACATCATTCGGCTGAGCGCCGCAGACCTCGGCGCGAAGATCGCCGCCGGTGAGGTGACCTCTGTTGAGGCCACGCAGGCCCACCTCGACCGCATCGAAGCGGTGGACGGCGCCGTCCACGCATTCCTGCACGTCGCCCCCGAGCTGGCCCTCGCGGCTGCCGCCCGGGTCGACGCCCAGCGCGCCGCCGGCGAGAAGCTCGGCCCGTTGGCCGGTGTGCCGATCGCCGTCAAGGACGTGCTCGTCACGAACGACATGCCATCCACCAGTGGATCGAAGATCCTCGAGGGCTACATGTCGCCCTTCGACGCCACCGTCGTCAAGAAGGTACGCGAAGCCGGCCTGATCCCGCTCGGCAAGACCAACATGGACGAGTTCGCCATGGGCTCCTCGACAGAGCACTCGGCATACGGCCCCACCCACAACCCGTGGGCGCTCGACCGCATCCCCGGTGGCTCCGGTGGTGGCTCCGCCGCTGCCGTCGCCGGCTACGAGGCGTCCATCGCCCTCGGCAGCGACACCGGCGGATCCATTCGCCAGCCCGCGCACGTCACCGGAACCGTCGGCGTCAAGCCCACCTACGGCGCGGTCAGCCGGTATGGCTCCATCGCGCTGGCCTCCTCGCTCGACCAGATCGGCCCGGTCAGCCGCACCGTCCTCGACTCGGCTCTGCTGCAGGACATCATTGGCGGCCACGACCCCTTCGACTCCACCTCGCTGCGCTCCGAGTGGCCGTCGATGGCGGATGCGGTGCGCAACGCCAACGTGCAGGGCCTCAAGATCGGCGTCGTCAAGCAGTTGCAGGGCGACGGCTTCCAGGCCGGCGTCATCAACCGCTTCAACGAGGCACTCGAGCTGCTCGTGGCGAACGGTGCAGAGATCGTCGAACTCGACGCCCCGAGCTTCGAGCACGCGATCGCCGCCTACTACCTGATCCTGCCCGCCGAGGCATCCAGCAACCTGGCCAAGTTTGACTCCGTGCGCTTCGGCCTGCGGGTGAACCCGAAGGGCGGCGGAACCGTCGAAGACGTGATGAGCGCCACCCGTGACGCCGGTTTCGGCCCGGAGGTCAAGCGCCGCATCATCCTCGGCACCTACGCGCTGAGCGCCGGCTACTACGACGCCTACTACGGCAGCGCCCAGAAGGTGCGCACGCTCGTGCAGCGCGACTTCGCCGCCGCGTTCAGCCAGGTCGACGTCATCGCCTCGCCCACCGCGCCGACCACGGCGTTCAAGCTCGGCGAGAAGCTCAACGACCCGCTGGCCATGTACCTCAACGACATCGCCACGATCCCGGCCAACCTGGCCGGCATCCCCGGTATCACGCTGCCAGCGGGTCTGGCCGATGAAGACGGACTGCCCGTCGGCATCCAGTTCCTCGCCCCCGCCCACGAGGACGCCCGTCTCTACAACGTCAGTGGCGCACTCGAGCAGCTGCTCGTCTCGCAGTGGGGTGGCCACCTCTTGGACCAGGCCCCCGACCTGCTCGAACTGATTAAGGCTGCGGCCGAGGAAGGTGCCCGCTAA
- the dinB gene encoding DNA polymerase IV, with amino-acid sequence MSKQDGSTRQVSAADADDSRTPFLHVDLDAFFASVELLDNPALAGKPVVVGGLGPRSVVSAANYEARRYGVNSAMPMSLALRRCPNAVVVPVRMARYAELSRQVMAIFDDMTPLVERLGIDEAFLDVSGAVKLLGSPRTIAQLLRARVLAETGLTCSVGVASTKFVAKLASGRSKPNGLLVVPADETLEFLHPLPISALWGVGPATEVQLKRLGLNRVVDVAQTPLDVLQGALGPALALKLHSLANGIDPRSISTEREEKSVGHETTFSYDVTDVHEIRRALLRQSDDVAARLRGAGLVARTVVLKLRYSDFSTVTKSRTLAEPSNVGRRIYEEALSAFDALGAAGKRVRLIGVRAEQLGTGGGASGCGTRTRNGERRSWPSTRSPPASARACCARPLWSSRPLRGSVAA; translated from the coding sequence GTGAGTAAGCAAGACGGTTCGACGCGCCAGGTGAGTGCTGCCGACGCCGACGACTCGCGCACCCCGTTCCTGCACGTCGACCTCGACGCGTTTTTCGCCTCCGTCGAGCTCCTCGACAATCCGGCCCTCGCGGGCAAGCCCGTCGTCGTCGGCGGGCTCGGCCCGCGCTCGGTGGTGTCCGCAGCCAACTACGAGGCCCGCCGCTACGGGGTGAACTCGGCGATGCCGATGTCGCTCGCCCTGCGCCGCTGCCCGAACGCCGTCGTCGTGCCAGTCCGGATGGCGCGCTACGCGGAGCTGTCCCGGCAGGTGATGGCGATCTTCGACGACATGACGCCGCTGGTGGAGCGACTCGGCATCGACGAGGCCTTCCTCGACGTCTCCGGCGCCGTCAAGCTGCTCGGCTCGCCGCGCACCATCGCCCAACTGCTCCGCGCCCGGGTGCTCGCCGAGACCGGGCTCACCTGCTCGGTGGGCGTGGCCTCGACCAAGTTCGTCGCCAAGCTGGCGTCGGGCCGTTCAAAGCCCAATGGCCTGCTGGTCGTGCCCGCCGACGAGACGCTGGAGTTCCTGCATCCGCTGCCCATCAGCGCGCTCTGGGGCGTCGGCCCGGCCACCGAGGTGCAGCTGAAACGGCTGGGCCTGAACCGGGTCGTCGACGTCGCCCAGACACCCCTCGACGTGCTGCAGGGGGCGCTCGGCCCCGCGCTGGCGCTCAAGCTGCACAGCCTCGCCAACGGCATCGACCCGCGCAGCATCAGCACAGAGCGCGAGGAGAAGAGTGTCGGGCACGAGACCACCTTCAGTTACGACGTGACCGACGTGCACGAGATTCGGCGTGCCCTGCTGCGGCAGTCGGATGACGTCGCCGCCCGCCTCCGCGGCGCCGGGCTCGTGGCCAGGACCGTCGTGCTGAAGCTGCGCTACAGCGATTTCAGTACCGTAACCAAGTCGCGCACCCTCGCCGAGCCGAGCAACGTCGGCCGCCGCATCTACGAGGAAGCCCTCTCGGCCTTCGACGCGCTCGGAGCGGCAGGCAAGCGGGTGCGGCTGATCGGCGTGCGTGCTGAGCAGCTGGGCACGGGCGGGGGAGCCTCGGGCTGTGGGACCCGGACGAGGAATGGCGAGAGGCGGAGCTGGCCGTCGACGAGGTCACCGCCCGCTTCGGCAAGGGCATGCTGCGCCCGGCCGCTCTGGTCAAGCCGCCCTCTGCGGGGTAGCGTAGCCGCATGA
- a CDS encoding ABC transporter permease translates to MRLSRLSRSVLGVITVLILAVIYLPLGVVFINSFSTSQSLSWPPPGFTLEWWGKAFQSAGALDAVLTSLQLAVVATVVSLVLGTLISLALQRFEFFGRDAVSLLVILPIALPGIITGIALNNFFRTILGVPLSIWTVVIAHATFCIVTVFNNVIARLRRLGTNFEDASADLGAGIWTTFRLVTFPQLRSALFAGGLLAFALSFDEIIVTTFTAGSGVTTLPIFILNNMFRPNQAPIVSVIAVVLVLVSIVPIYIAQRIAGAERTER, encoded by the coding sequence ATGAGACTCAGCCGCCTCTCCCGCAGCGTTCTCGGTGTGATCACCGTGCTCATCCTGGCCGTGATCTACCTGCCGCTCGGGGTCGTCTTCATCAACTCTTTCAGTACGAGCCAGAGCCTGAGCTGGCCGCCGCCCGGGTTCACGCTGGAATGGTGGGGCAAAGCGTTCCAGAGCGCAGGAGCCCTCGACGCGGTACTCACCAGCCTGCAGCTGGCCGTGGTCGCCACGGTGGTCTCCCTCGTGCTGGGCACGCTGATCTCGCTCGCGCTGCAGCGGTTCGAGTTCTTCGGCCGAGACGCGGTGAGCCTGCTCGTCATCCTGCCGATCGCGCTGCCCGGCATCATCACGGGCATCGCCCTGAACAACTTCTTCCGCACCATCCTCGGCGTGCCGCTCTCCATCTGGACCGTTGTCATCGCTCACGCCACGTTCTGCATCGTCACGGTCTTCAACAACGTGATCGCGCGCCTGCGCCGGCTCGGCACCAACTTCGAGGACGCCTCGGCCGACCTCGGGGCTGGCATCTGGACCACGTTCCGGCTCGTCACGTTCCCGCAGCTGCGGTCCGCACTCTTCGCCGGCGGCCTGCTGGCGTTCGCGTTGAGCTTCGACGAGATCATCGTCACAACCTTCACGGCCGGCTCCGGGGTGACCACCCTGCCCATCTTCATCCTGAACAACATGTTCCGGCCCAACCAGGCCCCCATCGTCAGCGTCATCGCCGTGGTGCTGGTGCTCGTGTCGATCGTGCCCATCTACATCGCCCAACGGATCGCGGGGGCGGAGCGGACGGAGCGCTGA
- a CDS encoding ABC transporter substrate-binding protein, with protein MKRTMPPTRRHVALALLAATTLAALTACGTSGASSGGAKAASTLGPNEGTVSILAWPGYVEDGSNDPAVDWVTPFENDTGCQVTSKTYGTSDEGFSLMKTGDYDVIAASGDASLRLVAADLVAPVNTDLIPNYAGVYDFLKMQSWNSVNGVSYGVPHGYGANLLMYNTDVVSPAPTSWDVVFDKGSAYKGKITAYDSPIYIADAAMYLMTHQPDLKITNPYALDEQQLAAAVTLLTEQRANIGEYWSDYLKTIQSFESGDTVVGTTWQVIANSLTAGTPTAVTVPSEGVTGWSDTWMIASKAKSPNCAYAWLNYIASPEANAQATEYFGEAPSNQAACEFRSAGSCEAYHAGDADYASKIWYWSTPIAECLDGRTDVKCTDYAAWTTAWQQIKG; from the coding sequence ATGAAGCGCACCATGCCACCCACACGGCGCCACGTAGCGCTCGCCCTACTCGCCGCCACCACGCTCGCCGCACTCACCGCGTGCGGCACCAGCGGGGCAAGCTCCGGCGGCGCAAAGGCCGCGTCGACACTCGGCCCGAACGAGGGCACCGTCTCGATCCTGGCCTGGCCGGGCTACGTCGAAGACGGCAGCAACGACCCGGCCGTCGACTGGGTGACCCCCTTCGAGAACGACACGGGCTGTCAGGTCACCAGCAAGACCTACGGCACCTCCGACGAGGGCTTCAGCCTGATGAAGACCGGTGACTACGATGTCATCGCGGCCTCGGGTGACGCCTCGCTGCGCCTCGTCGCGGCCGACCTCGTCGCCCCCGTGAACACCGACCTGATCCCCAACTACGCGGGCGTCTACGACTTCCTCAAGATGCAGTCGTGGAACAGCGTCAACGGAGTCTCCTATGGGGTCCCACACGGGTACGGTGCCAACCTGCTGATGTACAACACCGATGTCGTCTCGCCGGCGCCCACCTCCTGGGACGTCGTCTTCGACAAGGGCAGCGCCTACAAGGGCAAGATCACCGCGTACGACTCGCCGATCTACATCGCGGATGCCGCCATGTACCTGATGACGCATCAGCCCGACCTCAAGATCACGAACCCCTACGCGCTCGACGAGCAGCAGCTGGCCGCCGCCGTCACCCTGCTCACCGAGCAGCGCGCCAACATCGGCGAGTACTGGTCCGACTACCTCAAGACGATCCAGTCCTTCGAGTCGGGAGACACCGTCGTCGGCACCACCTGGCAGGTGATCGCGAACTCGCTCACCGCGGGCACGCCGACCGCGGTGACCGTGCCATCAGAGGGGGTGACCGGGTGGTCTGACACCTGGATGATCGCGTCCAAGGCGAAGAGCCCGAACTGCGCGTACGCCTGGCTGAACTACATCGCCAGCCCCGAGGCGAACGCGCAGGCCACGGAGTACTTCGGCGAGGCGCCATCCAACCAGGCCGCCTGCGAGTTCCGCTCGGCGGGGTCCTGCGAGGCCTACCATGCCGGCGACGCCGACTACGCGTCGAAGATCTGGTACTGGTCGACGCCGATCGCCGAGTGCCTGGACGGCCGCACCGACGTGAAGTGCACCGACTATGCGGCCTGGACGACGGCGTGGCAGCAGATCAAGGGATGA
- a CDS encoding extracellular solute-binding protein produces MPPVKRRVALALLTVAALSLAACGTGGGKSGGDAATGLGEKEGTISILAWPGYVEDGSNQPDVDWVSPFEKDTGCTVTSKIYSTPDQGFNLMKSGEYDVIAASGDAAARLIEAGVVAPVNTDLIPNYAGIYDFLTMQSWNSVDGVSYGVPHGYGANLLMYNTEVVSPAPTSWGVVFDESGAYHGRVTAYDSPIYIADAAVYLMAHRPELGIRNPYALDTEQLAAAAALLREQRTNIGEYWSNYRTTIQAFESGDSVVGTTWQLIANGLADGVPTAVTMPSEGVTGRSDTWMIGSGAKSPNCAYAWLNYIASPEVNGQATGYVGEAPSSQAACEFRSAGSCEAYHAGDADYASTIWFWSNPVADCLDGRTDVPCTDYAAWTTAWQQITG; encoded by the coding sequence GTGCCACCAGTGAAACGCCGAGTGGCGCTTGCCCTGCTCACCGTCGCCGCGCTCTCACTCGCCGCCTGCGGCACTGGCGGTGGAAAGTCCGGCGGTGACGCCGCCACTGGTCTCGGTGAGAAGGAGGGGACCATCTCGATCCTGGCCTGGCCCGGCTACGTCGAGGACGGCAGCAACCAGCCGGACGTCGACTGGGTCAGCCCCTTCGAGAAGGACACCGGCTGCACGGTGACCAGCAAGATATACAGCACCCCCGACCAGGGGTTCAACCTGATGAAGTCGGGCGAGTACGACGTGATCGCCGCCTCCGGCGACGCCGCGGCGCGCCTCATCGAGGCCGGCGTCGTTGCCCCCGTGAACACCGATCTGATCCCCAACTATGCGGGCATTTACGACTTCCTCACCATGCAGTCCTGGAACAGCGTCGACGGTGTCTCCTACGGTGTACCGCACGGTTACGGGGCCAACTTGTTGATGTACAACACCGAGGTCGTCTCACCGGCACCCACCTCCTGGGGTGTCGTCTTCGATGAGAGCGGCGCCTACCACGGCAGGGTCACCGCCTACGATTCGCCGATCTACATCGCGGATGCCGCCGTCTACCTGATGGCTCATCGACCCGAGCTCGGCATTCGGAACCCGTACGCGCTCGACACCGAGCAATTGGCGGCGGCTGCCGCGCTGCTCAGGGAACAGCGCACAAACATTGGGGAGTATTGGTCCAACTACCGCACGACGATCCAGGCGTTCGAGTCCGGTGACTCGGTTGTCGGCACCACCTGGCAGTTGATCGCGAACGGGCTGGCCGACGGCGTCCCGACCGCGGTGACGATGCCATCCGAGGGTGTCACAGGCCGGTCGGACACCTGGATGATCGGCTCGGGAGCGAAGAGCCCGAACTGCGCATACGCCTGGCTCAACTACATCGCCAGCCCGGAGGTCAACGGACAGGCGACGGGCTACGTCGGCGAGGCGCCCTCCAGCCAGGCCGCCTGCGAGTTCCGCTCGGCGGGCTCGTGCGAGGCCTACCATGCCGGCGACGCCGACTACGCGTCGACGATCTGGTTCTGGTCCAATCCGGTCGCAGACTGCCTCGACGGGCGTACGGACGTGCCCTGTACCGACTACGCGGCTTGGACGACCGCATGGCAGCAGATCACGGGGTGA
- the gatC gene encoding Asp-tRNA(Asn)/Glu-tRNA(Gln) amidotransferase subunit GatC, which produces MSGISAEQVAHLAQLARIDLSPEEILSLTTELDQIVDSVAKVTAVATPDVPATSHPIPLQNVFRPDVVGETLTLEQALQNAPDHDGSRFKVSAILGEEQ; this is translated from the coding sequence ATGTCCGGAATCAGCGCAGAGCAGGTTGCACACCTCGCTCAGCTCGCCCGCATCGACCTGAGCCCAGAAGAGATTCTGAGCCTCACGACCGAACTCGACCAGATCGTTGACTCGGTCGCCAAGGTGACGGCCGTCGCCACGCCCGACGTCCCGGCGACGAGCCACCCCATCCCGCTGCAGAACGTGTTCCGCCCCGACGTGGTCGGCGAGACGCTCACCCTCGAGCAAGCGCTGCAGAACGCGCCAGACCACGACGGTTCGCGGTTCAAGGTTTCGGCAATCCTGGGAGAAGAGCAGTGA
- the gatB gene encoding Asp-tRNA(Asn)/Glu-tRNA(Gln) amidotransferase subunit GatB — MARAELMDFDKALELFEPVMGFEVHVELNTKTKMFSAAPNVFGAEPNTNLTPLCLGLPGTLPVVNEQAVRYSISLGLALGCSIAESSSFARKNYFYPDTPKNYQISQFDEPIAFEGSVQIELADGTLIDIPVERAHMEEDAGKLTHVGGSSGRIQGADYSLVDYNRAGVPLVEIVTKPIYGGEHRSPEIAKAYVSAIRDIVVSLGISDAKMERGNLRCDANVSLRPRVAEGVETPPLGTRTETKNVNSLRSVERAVRYEIQRQAAILAKGGSITQETRHWHEDTGETSAGRPKSDADDYRYFPEPDLLPVVPSAELIEELRAALPEQPAVRRRRLKAEWGFTDLEFQDIQNSGLLTEVSETVAAGASPAAARKWWTGEIARLANAAEADAASLISAADVAALAGLVEAGTLTDRLARQVLEGVIAGEGTPQQVVDARGLAVVSDDGALIAAIDEALAAQPDVLEKIRDGKVQAAGAVIGAVMKAMKGQADAARVRELVLERASA, encoded by the coding sequence ATGGCCCGCGCAGAACTGATGGACTTCGACAAGGCCCTGGAGCTCTTCGAGCCGGTCATGGGTTTCGAGGTCCACGTCGAGCTCAACACCAAGACCAAGATGTTCTCGGCCGCCCCGAACGTGTTCGGTGCCGAGCCGAACACGAACCTGACCCCGCTCTGCCTCGGCCTGCCGGGCACGCTGCCGGTCGTCAACGAGCAGGCCGTGCGCTACTCGATCAGCCTGGGCCTCGCGCTCGGCTGCTCGATCGCCGAGTCGAGCAGCTTCGCCCGCAAGAACTACTTCTATCCGGACACCCCCAAGAACTACCAGATCTCGCAGTTCGACGAGCCGATCGCGTTCGAGGGTTCCGTGCAGATCGAACTCGCCGACGGCACGCTCATCGACATCCCCGTCGAGCGCGCGCACATGGAGGAGGACGCCGGCAAGCTCACCCACGTTGGTGGCTCCAGCGGACGCATCCAGGGTGCGGACTACTCGCTGGTCGACTACAACCGCGCCGGCGTTCCGCTGGTCGAGATCGTCACGAAGCCGATCTATGGCGGCGAGCACCGTTCGCCCGAGATCGCCAAGGCCTACGTCTCGGCGATCCGTGACATCGTCGTGTCGCTCGGCATCTCCGACGCCAAGATGGAGCGCGGCAACCTGCGCTGCGATGCCAACGTGTCGCTGCGCCCCCGCGTTGCTGAGGGCGTCGAGACGCCCCCCCTCGGAACCCGCACCGAGACCAAGAACGTGAACTCGCTGCGTTCGGTCGAGCGCGCCGTGCGCTACGAGATCCAGCGTCAGGCCGCCATCCTCGCCAAGGGTGGCAGCATCACGCAGGAGACGCGCCACTGGCATGAGGACACCGGTGAGACCAGCGCCGGCCGCCCCAAGAGCGACGCCGACGACTACCGCTACTTCCCCGAGCCCGACCTGCTGCCCGTCGTGCCCTCGGCCGAGCTGATCGAGGAGCTGCGCGCGGCCCTGCCCGAGCAGCCCGCCGTGCGACGCCGCCGCCTGAAGGCCGAGTGGGGCTTCACCGACCTGGAGTTCCAGGACATCCAGAACTCTGGCCTGCTGACCGAGGTGTCTGAGACCGTGGCCGCCGGGGCCAGCCCCGCCGCCGCACGCAAGTGGTGGACCGGCGAGATCGCCCGTCTGGCGAACGCGGCCGAGGCCGACGCCGCCAGCCTGATCTCTGCCGCGGATGTCGCCGCGTTGGCCGGTCTCGTCGAGGCCGGCACCCTGACCGACCGCCTGGCCCGCCAGGTGCTCGAGGGTGTCATCGCCGGCGAAGGCACCCCGCAGCAGGTCGTCGACGCCCGCGGCCTCGCCGTGGTCTCCGACGACGGCGCCCTGATCGCCGCGATCGACGAGGCCCTGGCCGCCCAGCCGGACGTGCTCGAGAAGATCCGCGACGGCAAGGTGCAGGCAGCCGGCGCCGTCATCGGTGCCGTCATGAAGGCCATGAAGGGCCAGGCGGACGCCGCCCGCGTGCGCGAGCTCGTGTTGGAGCGCGCCAGCGCCTAA